One Corynebacterium uterequi DNA segment encodes these proteins:
- a CDS encoding inositol monophosphatase family protein, translating to MDKNNFVSVDPQQLRDLARGWAREAAGLIQSRRAELSDGGDIRDHTKTKSTQVDPVTIVDMAAEEFIVGAIRSMRPDDGIIGEEGTNRASTSGVSWVIDPIDGTVNFIYGIPQYAVSVAAAVDGHVVAGAVINVVSGDLYSAAAGAGATVERSGKTIELKANPVEDLRLALVSTGFAYTPTRRAHQGAIVAQLLGTVRDIRRMGAAALDLCAVAEGRVDAYYEHGINSWDYAAGSLIASEAGAVVVTPPLTALGAEGNRTLACAPGIATEFLTLLEELGGAGTLPA from the coding sequence GTGGATAAGAACAATTTTGTGAGTGTCGACCCGCAACAATTGCGAGACCTGGCTCGGGGGTGGGCCCGGGAAGCTGCGGGGCTGATCCAAAGCCGTCGTGCGGAGTTGAGCGACGGGGGTGACATCCGGGATCACACCAAGACGAAGTCGACCCAGGTGGACCCGGTGACGATCGTGGATATGGCGGCGGAAGAATTCATCGTCGGCGCCATCCGCTCCATGCGGCCGGACGACGGCATCATTGGCGAAGAAGGGACCAACCGGGCCTCGACGAGTGGTGTGTCCTGGGTCATCGACCCGATCGACGGCACCGTTAACTTCATCTATGGGATCCCGCAGTACGCGGTGTCGGTGGCTGCAGCCGTTGACGGCCATGTCGTCGCAGGTGCGGTTATTAATGTGGTCTCGGGTGACCTCTACAGCGCGGCCGCGGGCGCGGGGGCAACCGTGGAACGTTCAGGAAAGACCATTGAGCTGAAGGCCAACCCCGTCGAGGATCTCCGCTTGGCGCTGGTGTCCACTGGTTTTGCGTACACGCCGACCCGCCGCGCTCACCAGGGGGCGATCGTTGCGCAACTGCTGGGAACGGTGCGCGACATCCGCCGCATGGGGGCTGCCGCCCTGGACCTGTGCGCCGTCGCGGAGGGACGGGTCGACGCGTACTACGAGCACGGCATCAACAGCTGGGATTACGCCGCCGGCTCGCTCATCGCGTCGGAGGCCGGAGCCGTCGTCGTCACCCCGCCGCTGACCGCTCTCGGTGCGGAGGGCAACCGGACGCTGGCCTGTGCACCGGGGATCGCCACTGAATTTTTGACCCTGCTGGAGGAACTGGGAGGTGCCGGCACTTTGCCGGCGTGA
- the ppgK gene encoding polyphosphate--glucose phosphotransferase yields the protein MAETTTSQVLGIDIGGSGIKGAIVDLNTGEFLTERHKIETPKASTPEAVASIVAEIVEHFDYEGPVGITLPAVIKQQVARTAANIDKSWIGTNVDELFSRHLPGREISVLNDADAAGLAEVAFGDDLARQGAVIFLTLGTGIGSAFICDGVLFPNTEIGHLIVNGDEAEHQAASSAKDREELSYKKWAKRVDLVLHEYERLFFPSAFVIGGGISRKHEKWMPLLTVETPVVPAQLRNTAGIVGAAMAVSQHLHP from the coding sequence ATGGCTGAAACTACCACGTCACAGGTACTAGGAATTGACATTGGCGGCTCGGGAATCAAGGGCGCCATCGTCGACCTCAACACGGGGGAATTCCTCACCGAACGCCACAAGATCGAGACCCCAAAGGCCTCCACTCCCGAGGCAGTTGCGAGCATCGTCGCCGAGATCGTCGAGCACTTCGACTACGAAGGTCCCGTCGGCATCACCCTGCCTGCGGTCATCAAGCAGCAGGTGGCGCGCACGGCAGCAAACATTGACAAGTCCTGGATCGGTACAAACGTCGACGAGCTGTTCTCCCGGCACCTTCCGGGACGCGAAATCTCGGTACTCAACGACGCCGACGCGGCCGGCCTGGCTGAAGTCGCGTTCGGTGACGACCTTGCCCGCCAGGGTGCAGTGATTTTCTTGACCCTCGGCACCGGCATCGGCTCGGCTTTCATCTGCGATGGGGTCCTCTTCCCCAACACCGAGATCGGCCATCTCATCGTCAACGGCGACGAGGCCGAACACCAGGCCGCTTCCTCTGCGAAAGACCGCGAGGAGCTCAGCTACAAGAAGTGGGCGAAGCGCGTCGATCTCGTCCTCCACGAGTACGAACGCCTCTTCTTCCCCTCCGCCTTCGTCATCGGCGGCGGCATCTCCCGCAAGCACGAGAAGTGGATGCCGTTGCTGACCGTGGAGACTCCCGTCGTGCCGGCTCAGCTGCGGAATACGGCCGGTATCGTCGGCGCCGCCATGGCCGTCTCGCAGCACCTCCACCCGTAG
- a CDS encoding RNA polymerase sigma factor, protein MVATDSSDKAGTGEAEAPAASTPAKKAAKKTAKKAGARTAKKTARKAATKTTRKVAPASAVSAPAEAAAEPAAPAVEDSVEAPATRKVAKKTTKKTTRKVAKKTTRKVSPASAVSAPAEAAAEPATEPADAAAEESTAASTATKAAKKTAKKTTRKAAKKTAKKTAKKTTKKATKAAKKTTRKTSRAAVAAVSEEAAESTLSEDKVGVEDVLEERTDLDNDVVGADEDFKDDLDGLDDHDLEDDEFGDLATDLDDDDDLDRDDDEDEDEDDDEESEDEEDSEDDDGSSVWDEDESAALRQARKDAQLTASADSVRAYLKQIGKVALLNAEEEVSLAKRIEAGLYAQYRLDEMARALSAGDKDAKLSPSFKRDLRAVTRDGRKAKNHLLEANLRLVVSLAKRYTGRGMAFLDLIQEGNLGLIRAVEKFDYSKGYKFSTYATWWIRQAITRAMADQARTIRIPVHMVEVINKLGRIQRELLQDLGREPTPQELAKEMDITEEKVLEIQQYAREPISLDQTIGDEGDSQLGDFIEDSEAVVAVDAVSFTLLQDQLQDVLTTLSEREAGVVRLRFGLTDGMPRTLDEIGQVYGVTRERIRQIESKTMSKLRHPSRSQVLRDYLD, encoded by the coding sequence GTGGTAGCCACAGATTCTTCTGACAAGGCAGGCACCGGCGAGGCCGAAGCGCCAGCCGCCTCTACCCCGGCCAAGAAGGCCGCCAAGAAGACGGCCAAGAAGGCCGGCGCCCGAACGGCGAAAAAGACCGCGCGCAAGGCGGCCACCAAGACCACCCGGAAGGTTGCTCCCGCCTCTGCCGTGTCGGCCCCGGCCGAGGCAGCAGCGGAGCCGGCGGCCCCGGCCGTCGAGGACTCCGTAGAGGCTCCCGCCACCCGCAAGGTGGCTAAGAAAACAACCAAGAAGACCACCCGGAAGGTCGCCAAGAAAACCACCCGCAAGGTCTCCCCCGCCTCTGCCGTGTCGGCCCCGGCCGAGGCAGCCGCGGAACCGGCTACGGAGCCTGCGGACGCTGCCGCCGAAGAATCCACTGCGGCTTCCACTGCCACCAAGGCGGCGAAGAAGACCGCCAAGAAGACCACCCGTAAGGCAGCGAAGAAGACCGCCAAGAAAACGGCGAAGAAGACCACGAAGAAGGCCACCAAGGCAGCGAAGAAGACTACTCGGAAAACGTCTCGCGCCGCGGTTGCCGCGGTGTCGGAGGAGGCTGCCGAGTCGACGCTGAGCGAGGATAAGGTCGGCGTCGAGGACGTTCTAGAGGAACGCACTGATCTCGATAACGACGTCGTGGGTGCAGACGAGGACTTCAAGGATGACCTCGACGGATTGGATGACCACGACCTGGAGGACGACGAATTCGGCGACCTCGCCACCGACCTCGACGATGATGACGACCTCGATCGCGATGACGACGAGGACGAAGATGAGGATGATGACGAGGAATCGGAGGACGAAGAGGACTCCGAGGACGACGACGGGTCTTCCGTGTGGGATGAGGACGAGTCCGCCGCGCTTCGCCAAGCCCGCAAGGACGCTCAGCTGACCGCCTCGGCCGACTCGGTACGCGCCTACCTCAAGCAGATCGGCAAGGTCGCCCTCCTTAACGCCGAAGAAGAGGTGTCCCTGGCAAAGCGCATTGAGGCCGGCCTCTACGCCCAGTACCGGCTTGATGAAATGGCCCGTGCACTCAGCGCGGGAGACAAGGACGCCAAGCTCTCCCCGTCGTTCAAACGCGACCTCCGGGCGGTCACCCGGGACGGACGCAAAGCCAAGAATCACCTCCTCGAAGCAAACTTGCGTCTGGTGGTGTCGCTAGCCAAGCGGTATACCGGTCGCGGCATGGCTTTCCTGGACCTCATCCAGGAGGGCAACCTCGGCCTGATCCGCGCCGTGGAGAAATTCGATTACTCCAAGGGATACAAGTTCTCCACCTACGCGACGTGGTGGATCCGGCAGGCCATCACGCGCGCCATGGCGGATCAGGCTCGCACGATTCGCATCCCGGTGCACATGGTGGAGGTCATCAACAAGCTTGGCCGGATTCAGCGCGAATTGCTCCAAGACCTGGGCCGCGAGCCCACGCCGCAGGAGCTTGCGAAGGAGATGGATATCACCGAGGAGAAGGTCCTCGAAATCCAGCAGTACGCGCGGGAGCCGATCTCCTTGGATCAGACCATCGGTGACGAGGGCGATAGCCAACTCGGTGACTTCATCGAGGACTCCGAAGCCGTAGTGGCCGTCGACGCGGTGTCCTTCACGTTGCTGCAGGACCAACTCCAGGATGTTCTGACCACCCTGTCCGAGCGAGAGGCCGGCGTTGTTCGCCTGCGCTTCGGTCTGACGGACGGTATGCCGCGCACATTGGATGAGATCGGCCAGGTTTACGGCGTCACCCGGGAACGCATCCGCCAGATCGAATCCAAGACGATGTCCAAGCTACGTCATCCTTCGCGCTCGCAGGTGTTGCGCGACTACCTGGACTAA
- a CDS encoding DUF418 domain-containing protein yields the protein MLDTITAVLSAMFAHVRGLPMFATLLGFGIGLITMSLWRRGYPALRAQRVLWRRYGWLAGIGVLHCVFLFYGDIIVLYSVLALVVISMLRMRNRTLVIIACSLLALGALGGVVLAFAVPSDFGSMSGFASDQASSYPGYLLWGFFSALGYLTLVPLLSVTNIFPIMILGFVAARVGIHLNPNAHLRLLRALIGVAVLIIVGIGLPWGLSTVGVLPESWAHPLSVLNNSIGFLTGPGILAGILLACRPMQRRVDAAYEAGEKPPAWPLPVRMVIALGKRSMSGYILQSVFMFTLMLPFTFNVGEDKGAFVLLLIAFGVWLATVVCAWLMEVAGSRGPVEALHRRLAYGQGSELPARFELPPAQQPQQAPTGLPVEPAPSSDKQR from the coding sequence ATGCTGGACACCATCACTGCCGTGCTCTCCGCCATGTTCGCTCACGTACGTGGGCTGCCCATGTTCGCCACCTTGCTCGGCTTTGGCATCGGTCTAATCACCATGAGCCTGTGGCGTCGAGGCTATCCCGCCCTCCGAGCACAACGGGTGCTGTGGCGCCGCTACGGCTGGCTTGCCGGGATCGGCGTGCTGCACTGTGTGTTCCTCTTCTACGGTGACATCATCGTGCTGTACTCGGTTCTGGCCCTGGTCGTTATCTCCATGCTGCGGATGCGCAACCGCACCCTCGTTATCATCGCGTGCAGCCTGCTGGCCCTGGGCGCTCTCGGCGGCGTGGTGTTAGCCTTCGCCGTCCCGTCGGACTTCGGCTCCATGTCGGGCTTCGCCTCGGACCAAGCCAGCAGCTACCCGGGTTACCTTCTGTGGGGATTCTTCTCCGCCTTGGGCTACCTCACTCTGGTGCCGCTGCTCTCGGTAACGAACATCTTCCCGATTATGATCCTCGGGTTCGTCGCCGCCCGGGTAGGGATTCATCTCAACCCTAACGCGCACCTGCGGTTGCTGCGGGCCCTCATCGGTGTCGCGGTGCTCATCATCGTTGGCATCGGTCTGCCCTGGGGTTTGTCGACAGTGGGAGTGCTGCCTGAGTCCTGGGCTCATCCACTCAGTGTTCTCAACAACAGCATCGGCTTCCTCACCGGACCCGGCATCCTAGCCGGCATCCTGCTGGCCTGTCGACCGATGCAGCGGCGGGTCGACGCCGCCTACGAGGCGGGCGAGAAGCCGCCTGCATGGCCACTGCCGGTGCGCATGGTCATTGCCCTCGGCAAGCGTTCCATGTCCGGCTACATTCTGCAGTCGGTTTTCATGTTCACGCTCATGCTCCCGTTCACCTTCAATGTCGGCGAGGACAAGGGCGCTTTCGTGCTGTTGCTTATCGCCTTCGGCGTGTGGCTCGCCACAGTAGTGTGCGCATGGTTGATGGAGGTTGCTGGATCGCGAGGTCCCGTCGAAGCGCTGCACCGCCGCCTGGCCTATGGACAAGGATCGGAACTGCCGGCACGGTTTGAGCTGCCGCCGGCACAGCAGCCGCAGCAGGCGCCAACGGGGCTGCCGGTAGAGCCGGCACCGTCGAGCGACAAGCAGCGCTAG
- a CDS encoding DUF4870 domain-containing protein, translating to MSNPYPDYNPNDAAPGYAGASSGSYQPYGAAPQPYTDSYQSPETNGMAIAALVVSIIAVLLMLSVIGTVLAPVVGLIGIVLAIIAIVKARSIVGPGRRMAMSITSLVLSTLVTVVVVCIGVLFVTVFVNTGVMDCMGIQNPDELNQCIEDAMASLDTTAAA from the coding sequence GTGAGCAACCCCTATCCCGACTACAACCCGAATGACGCCGCTCCGGGTTACGCTGGCGCCTCCTCCGGTTCCTACCAGCCCTACGGCGCGGCCCCGCAGCCCTACACGGACTCCTACCAGAGCCCCGAGACCAACGGGATGGCTATCGCGGCGCTCGTGGTGTCGATCATCGCCGTGCTCCTGATGCTGAGCGTCATTGGAACGGTGCTGGCCCCCGTCGTCGGCCTGATTGGCATCGTGCTGGCGATCATCGCCATCGTCAAGGCTCGTTCCATCGTGGGACCGGGGCGCCGGATGGCGATGTCCATCACCTCTTTGGTGCTGTCCACGCTGGTCACCGTGGTGGTGGTCTGCATTGGCGTGCTGTTCGTGACCGTGTTCGTCAACACGGGGGTAATGGATTGCATGGGAATCCAAAACCCCGATGAATTGAATCAGTGCATCGAGGACGCCATGGCGAGCCTGGACACTACCGCTGCCGCGTAG
- a CDS encoding DEAD/DEAH box helicase — translation MPTRLRAWQQEALDLFRRSRPKDFLAVATPGAGKTTFALTLAALLLNDRTVERVIVVVPTEHLKVQWAHSAARLKISLDHKFTNSSAVNPSYDGIVVTYAQVGMHPFKHHAVASARRTLVILDEIHHAGDAKSWGDGVREAYNDVSHRLALTGTPFRSDDSPIPFVRYEEDGEGHSVSRSDYTYGYSEALRDGVVRPVVFLAYSGETRWRDSAGEEYEARLGEPLSPEHTARAWRTALDPAGEWIPAVLQAAHTRLTQVRRNMPDAGGLVIASDTKTARAYAAILKKISNTPVAVILSDEPGSSERIEEFSASTDEWMVAVRMVSEGVDVPRLAVGVYATSASTPLFFAQAIGRFVRSRMPGETASVFVPSVPVLLGLAESLEKQRDHVLGKPHREKQGLDDDLLADANREKNEADEASSYETIGAVAELDSLIYDGSTYGTATMAGSAEEQDYLGLPGLLDADQVKALLRKRQADQLDAREEQERARREREAEEARRRQIEGIPAGTPMGAPGATGTAGSAGEVAAEEIPRLRRELNNIVSIVAGRTGRPHGAIHTEVRKACGGPPTALCSAEQLRDRIAYLRDW, via the coding sequence ATTCCCACCCGGCTCCGCGCTTGGCAGCAAGAAGCGCTCGACCTGTTCCGGCGTAGCCGCCCCAAGGATTTCCTCGCGGTGGCAACGCCCGGTGCCGGTAAAACCACCTTCGCACTGACACTCGCCGCCCTGCTGCTCAATGACCGCACCGTGGAGCGAGTGATCGTCGTGGTGCCCACGGAACACCTCAAAGTCCAGTGGGCTCATTCGGCTGCCCGGCTCAAGATCTCGCTCGACCACAAGTTCACCAACTCCTCGGCGGTGAACCCGTCCTACGACGGTATCGTCGTCACCTACGCCCAAGTCGGGATGCACCCCTTCAAGCATCACGCGGTCGCCTCCGCGCGCCGCACCCTGGTAATCCTCGACGAGATCCACCACGCCGGTGATGCCAAGAGCTGGGGCGACGGCGTGCGTGAGGCCTATAATGACGTCTCCCATCGCCTTGCCTTGACCGGCACCCCCTTTCGCTCCGACGACTCGCCCATCCCCTTCGTGCGCTACGAGGAAGACGGCGAAGGCCATAGCGTCTCCCGCTCCGACTACACCTACGGATACTCCGAGGCGCTGCGAGACGGCGTCGTTCGCCCCGTGGTGTTCCTGGCCTACTCCGGCGAGACTCGCTGGCGGGACAGTGCCGGCGAAGAGTACGAAGCGCGCCTCGGTGAGCCCCTGAGTCCCGAGCACACCGCCCGAGCCTGGCGCACCGCGCTGGACCCCGCCGGCGAGTGGATTCCGGCTGTCCTCCAGGCCGCTCACACCCGCCTTACACAGGTGCGCAGAAATATGCCCGACGCTGGAGGCCTGGTGATCGCCTCAGACACCAAAACAGCCCGGGCTTACGCCGCCATCCTGAAGAAAATCTCCAACACGCCCGTGGCGGTGATCCTCTCAGACGAACCCGGTTCCTCTGAGCGCATCGAGGAATTTTCCGCGTCGACCGACGAGTGGATGGTGGCGGTACGCATGGTGTCCGAAGGCGTCGACGTTCCCCGCCTAGCGGTTGGTGTCTATGCCACCAGTGCCTCCACGCCGCTGTTCTTCGCCCAGGCGATTGGGCGTTTCGTGCGTTCACGCATGCCCGGCGAGACAGCGAGTGTTTTCGTCCCGTCAGTGCCGGTGTTGCTGGGCTTGGCGGAATCCCTGGAAAAGCAGCGCGACCACGTCCTCGGCAAACCTCATCGGGAGAAGCAAGGGCTCGACGACGATCTGCTCGCCGACGCGAACCGGGAAAAGAACGAGGCCGACGAGGCGTCGTCCTACGAAACCATCGGCGCAGTAGCAGAATTGGACTCGCTGATCTACGACGGCTCAACCTACGGCACCGCCACCATGGCCGGCTCCGCGGAGGAGCAGGACTACCTGGGGCTTCCCGGGTTGCTCGACGCCGATCAAGTCAAAGCCTTGCTGCGCAAACGCCAGGCCGATCAGCTCGACGCCCGGGAGGAGCAGGAACGCGCACGCCGCGAACGAGAAGCGGAAGAAGCACGCCGACGCCAGATCGAAGGCATCCCCGCTGGCACTCCCATGGGCGCGCCGGGGGCGACCGGTACAGCCGGCTCCGCCGGGGAGGTGGCGGCCGAGGAGATTCCGCGCCTGCGGCGTGAACTCAACAACATCGTCTCCATCGTGGCGGGACGCACCGGCCGCCCACACGGGGCCATTCACACCGAGGTGCGTAAGGCGTGCGGAGGACCGCCGACGGCACTGTGCAGCGCCGAACAACTGCGGGATCGCATCGCCTACCTGCGGGATTGGTAG
- a CDS encoding DUF3039 domain-containing protein translates to MMVGVSTTTQTIERPDLREDTSTGTGGDTPKFFHYVKKNQIVDSAINGRMVVALCGETFPVTKSAKPGSPVCPDCEKIYKGLRK, encoded by the coding sequence ATGATGGTGGGCGTGAGTACTACGACCCAGACTATTGAACGCCCGGATCTTCGGGAAGACACGAGCACGGGCACCGGGGGAGACACCCCGAAGTTCTTTCACTACGTCAAAAAGAACCAGATCGTTGATTCGGCTATCAACGGCCGGATGGTCGTCGCACTGTGCGGGGAAACCTTCCCCGTGACCAAGTCCGCGAAACCCGGATCCCCGGTATGCCCGGACTGTGAGAAAATCTATAAGGGACTGCGGAAGTAG
- a CDS encoding DUF3099 domain-containing protein, translating to MDADPRNGRLSARWRPFRRPSQLITSAPQSSHQQRAHRRKWYLIVNLSRVPLLVLCGVAFWVWDNVWLTVVLFILAVPTPLIAVVFANEKNPKKDPRMKGVYKPAVARAQQEWLEQHHYTAISAPVSEVIDHVPDVPHQEGPENR from the coding sequence ATGGATGCTGACCCACGCAACGGTCGTCTGAGCGCTAGATGGCGGCCCTTTCGGCGCCCGTCGCAATTAATCACCAGCGCCCCACAGTCCAGCCATCAGCAACGCGCCCACCGCCGCAAGTGGTATCTCATCGTCAATCTCAGCCGCGTCCCGCTGCTGGTGCTCTGTGGGGTGGCGTTTTGGGTGTGGGACAATGTGTGGCTGACGGTCGTGCTCTTCATCCTGGCGGTGCCGACTCCGCTCATCGCGGTAGTCTTCGCCAACGAGAAGAACCCGAAGAAGGATCCCCGGATGAAGGGGGTTTATAAGCCGGCGGTGGCGCGCGCCCAGCAAGAGTGGCTGGAGCAGCACCATTACACGGCGATCTCGGCGCCAGTGTCCGAGGTTATCGACCACGTCCCCGATGTCCCCCACCAGGAAGGCCCCGAGAATCGATGA
- a CDS encoding DUF7782 domain-containing protein: protein MNAAFSAHSDEALQRAGHSLGEALRRHGFSPAGIAEALGPGATAALDRGDAAATRRRADVTTSMGVLIRWLLLHDTLPEGDVAAVIGVPTLADLLSAGAAERNAHGVRLLIDVRAFDAAGSTRYVLSDLDASMVEHIPGPDHVLGIGAASVSLMASVPSSPTGSVLDLGTGSGVLALFHLDRAESVTATDIHPRALTFARASLSASGESATSVELVEGSWFEPVAGRRFDRIVANPPFVVGRPEVGHVYRDSGLALDGASQLVASQAPEFLTPGGRAHVLSAWAHVEGEAWQSRVAGWLPARGVAAWVLQRDVVDPELYVHTWLCDESLDPRSAEYQRRADQWLDFFEDNRVTGIGVGFLALENIGDVPSEVTAEELSGPTAGLGDEVAEFFDRIAWLRERDRDQLAGARYQVRPGLAREEVSVADTDAQQGFAPAALRLTRTDGPRFSHDVDEALAAIVAGLHPHGLSLAETVELFAVARGLDDDRSEVLVAEAVDACADLVRHGLLIPADLIEEI from the coding sequence ATGAATGCTGCTTTTTCGGCCCACAGCGACGAGGCGTTGCAGCGGGCAGGTCATAGCCTCGGAGAGGCGTTGCGCCGCCACGGCTTCAGCCCGGCCGGCATCGCCGAGGCGCTGGGGCCCGGCGCGACGGCAGCGCTAGACCGAGGAGATGCGGCCGCGACGCGGCGCCGAGCCGACGTCACCACCTCGATGGGCGTGTTGATACGGTGGCTGCTGCTTCACGACACCCTGCCTGAGGGCGACGTCGCGGCAGTTATCGGCGTGCCCACCCTGGCTGATCTGTTGTCGGCCGGCGCCGCCGAGCGCAACGCTCACGGAGTCCGGCTCCTCATCGACGTCCGAGCATTCGACGCTGCCGGCAGCACCAGGTACGTGCTCTCCGACCTGGACGCATCCATGGTCGAGCACATTCCCGGGCCCGATCACGTTCTGGGGATCGGTGCGGCCAGTGTGTCCCTCATGGCATCGGTGCCCAGCTCCCCTACCGGGTCCGTGCTGGACCTCGGTACGGGCTCGGGAGTTCTCGCGCTGTTCCACTTGGACCGGGCGGAGTCGGTGACCGCGACCGATATTCATCCCCGAGCGTTGACCTTCGCGCGGGCTTCCTTATCGGCCAGTGGCGAGTCGGCAACGTCGGTGGAGCTTGTGGAGGGGTCGTGGTTTGAGCCAGTGGCCGGGCGTCGGTTCGACCGCATTGTGGCGAACCCGCCCTTCGTCGTTGGCCGTCCGGAGGTGGGCCACGTCTACCGTGACTCCGGGCTGGCGCTCGACGGCGCCAGCCAGCTAGTTGCCTCCCAGGCGCCGGAGTTTCTCACCCCCGGTGGGCGCGCGCATGTACTGTCGGCGTGGGCTCACGTCGAAGGCGAAGCCTGGCAGTCTCGGGTCGCCGGTTGGCTTCCGGCTCGGGGCGTGGCTGCGTGGGTGTTGCAACGTGACGTCGTTGACCCGGAGCTGTACGTTCACACGTGGCTGTGCGACGAATCCCTCGATCCTCGTTCCGCGGAGTACCAGCGGCGCGCTGATCAGTGGCTGGACTTCTTTGAAGACAACCGGGTGACGGGTATCGGCGTTGGCTTCCTCGCCCTCGAGAATATCGGTGACGTGCCCAGCGAGGTGACCGCCGAGGAGTTGTCCGGACCGACTGCTGGCCTCGGCGATGAGGTGGCTGAGTTCTTCGACCGGATCGCGTGGTTGCGCGAGCGTGACCGCGACCAGCTCGCCGGGGCGCGCTACCAGGTGCGTCCGGGGCTGGCCCGCGAGGAGGTGTCGGTTGCGGATACCGACGCCCAGCAGGGCTTCGCCCCGGCCGCCTTGCGGCTCACCCGCACCGACGGTCCCCGTTTCAGCCACGACGTCGATGAGGCGCTGGCCGCGATCGTCGCCGGTCTGCACCCACACGGCCTTAGTCTGGCGGAAACCGTCGAGCTCTTTGCGGTAGCGCGAGGGCTCGACGACGATCGCAGCGAGGTTCTCGTTGCCGAAGCTGTGGACGCCTGCGCTGACCTGGTGCGCCACGGCTTACTCATTCCCGCTGATCTTATCGAGGAGATTTAA
- the dtd gene encoding D-aminoacyl-tRNA deacylase, producing MKAVLTRVTEATVRVDGEVVGAISAPDTGGVLALVGVGRDDDDASVATMARKIAELRLLDGEVSASDVHAPILVVSQFTLQGRTAKGRRPSWSDAAPGHQAEPMIAELIRQLRDRGLSVEQGRFGAMMQVSSVNDGPFTLLVET from the coding sequence GTGAAGGCTGTTCTCACCCGCGTCACTGAGGCGACGGTCCGGGTCGATGGCGAGGTCGTGGGGGCGATCTCCGCGCCGGATACCGGCGGGGTGCTCGCGCTCGTCGGCGTGGGGCGCGACGATGACGACGCCTCCGTGGCCACTATGGCGCGAAAGATAGCCGAGCTCCGATTGCTCGATGGTGAGGTGTCCGCCTCGGATGTTCACGCCCCGATCCTGGTGGTCAGCCAGTTCACCCTGCAGGGACGCACGGCCAAGGGCCGCCGCCCGTCGTGGTCGGACGCGGCTCCGGGTCATCAGGCGGAACCGATGATCGCCGAGCTCATTCGGCAGCTACGCGACCGGGGCCTGTCGGTGGAGCAGGGGCGTTTCGGGGCCATGATGCAGGTCAGCTCCGTCAACGACGGCCCGTTTACGCTCTTAGTCGAAACCTAA
- a CDS encoding sigma-70 family RNA polymerase sigma factor, with product MSDPAISDHHDEDEQDIDPGSRRNQTNDNPSADLVRVYLNGIGKTALLNAEEEVDLAQRIEVGLYAQYQLDNPDITLTRAQKRDYKILARDGRKARSHLLEANLRLVVSLAKRYTGRGMPLLDLIQEGNLGLIRAMEKFDYSKGFKFSTYATWWIRQAITRGMADQSRTIRLPVHLVEQVNKLSRIKREMYQSLGREATNEELADESGIDESKIEMLLRQSRDPVSLDMPVGADEEAPLGDFIEDTEATDAETAVVATMRHEDIRDVIDTLEQREQDVIRLRYGLTDGVPRTLDQIGRRYGLSRERVRQIEREVMMKLRAGERAERLREYA from the coding sequence ATGTCAGATCCGGCCATCTCTGACCACCACGACGAGGACGAGCAGGACATCGACCCAGGTAGTCGCCGGAACCAGACCAACGATAACCCGTCAGCGGATTTGGTGCGGGTTTATCTCAACGGCATTGGCAAAACGGCTCTGCTCAACGCGGAGGAAGAGGTGGACCTCGCGCAACGCATCGAGGTCGGATTGTACGCCCAATATCAGCTCGACAACCCGGACATCACCTTGACGCGTGCGCAAAAGCGCGACTACAAGATCCTGGCCCGCGACGGCCGCAAGGCCCGCTCCCACCTCCTGGAGGCAAACCTGCGCCTGGTGGTTTCCTTGGCCAAGCGCTACACCGGCCGCGGTATGCCACTGCTGGACCTCATCCAGGAGGGCAACCTTGGCCTCATTCGAGCCATGGAGAAGTTCGACTACTCCAAGGGCTTTAAGTTCTCCACCTACGCCACGTGGTGGATCCGGCAGGCGATCACGCGAGGCATGGCCGACCAGTCTCGCACCATCCGCCTTCCCGTTCATTTGGTAGAGCAGGTCAATAAGCTCTCGCGAATTAAGCGCGAGATGTATCAATCCCTCGGCCGCGAGGCCACGAACGAGGAACTTGCGGACGAATCCGGTATCGACGAGTCCAAGATAGAGATGCTGCTGCGTCAGTCGCGTGACCCGGTGAGCTTGGATATGCCCGTTGGAGCCGACGAGGAGGCCCCGCTGGGTGACTTCATCGAGGACACGGAAGCGACGGACGCGGAGACCGCCGTGGTGGCCACGATGCGTCACGAGGATATCCGCGACGTCATCGACACCCTCGAACAACGCGAGCAGGACGTCATTCGACTGCGCTACGGGCTCACCGACGGGGTTCCGCGCACCCTTGACCAGATTGGTCGCCGGTACGGGCTGTCCCGGGAGCGGGTTCGTCAGATCGAGCGGGAGGTCATGATGAAGCTGCGGGCCGGCGAGCGCGCGGAGCGGTTACGGGAGTATGCCTAA